A genomic window from Pecten maximus chromosome 2, xPecMax1.1, whole genome shotgun sequence includes:
- the LOC117322285 gene encoding zinc finger protein 808-like: protein MEGTAYQNSGYSPTLQHPQHHGNSTTPVSNPSSPVTSSLSIKASSNGGQTPSPNTQNCHYSHNGNNSPATNQPGFLNQHLVPSTLAVMSGMKPHGSGIPGSVSSSRPQTTSVMSHGQNLNLDGQNLPADVMFGVHNNKAPEPLPLVDPSLAFQKTLRADPQFTSYFEQLQSSNNNDGQSGPSRSTLIEEKMFQIFKQQMGYDLTSENQNKSLTSTSQVNPEGNENVSQVNMLSQNLQTSSQAGSACIDSDSYEDKADNGNSSMKPGEITNSWGTILPSMAMMTGIRPKNRKDIDHNDEEYQGKKKKKKTDKSQHSKPDIPEYSSINVNGLGLVAAAAAVAQRTTESSVPLPQSGPEMLALTNTQPMFPTTYQGFHETMMAANNISGQSGKVRQNIDGPVSCDVCGIMCANNFGLSLHKKSHINQTFKCRECSFSANTVTQLRLHEKYVHSTVNSSSTGMDFQQNNLGLGTSCNNTDFNTQQPQHKSSTVLDTNASNNERANYPFQCSVCDGAFRRKQDLTRHLQVHKNIHKCNICQEGFPTKQKLAAHTAESHQPGMFSCYQCLAQFAHPVHLQLHLNICNQSTTSAIQKRWKNVEQSTEEEEDKNKHNVCNVCGKGFKMVHYLKSHMRTHTGERPFSCHICFKSFSQRSTLKVHNRIHTGEKPYQCSMCTKAFSVRLYLQAHIRTHTGERPYKCNICNRSFSQRSSLVTHTKRHDGFSNGHQ from the coding sequence ATGGAAGGTACTGCATATCAGAATTCTGGATATTCACCAACATTACAGCATCCACAACATCATGGAAATTCTACAACACCAGTTTCAAACCCATCAAGTCCAGTAACTTCCAGTTTAAGCATTAAAGCTTCATCAAATGGAGGCCAAACACCTTCACCAAACACACAAAACTGTCACTATAGTCACAATGGAAATAACTCTCCAGCAACAAACCAACCGGGATTCTTGAATCAACATCTTGTTCCCAGCACTCTGGCAGTCATGTCTGGGATGAAACCGCATGGGAGTGGAATCCCAGGGTCTGTTTCAAGTTCAAGGCCTCAAACTACCTCTGTGATGAGCCATGGTCAAAATTTGAACCTTGATGGACAGAACCTTCCAGCAGATGTGATGTTTGGTGTTCACAACAATAAAGCCCCTGAACCACTTCCTTTGGTAGATCCTAGTCTTGCTTTTCAGAAGACATTAAGAGCCGATCCTCAGTTTACGTCTTATTTTGAACAATTGCAATCCAGTAATAATAATGATGGACAATCTGGCCCAAGTAGAAGCACTCTCATTGAAGAAAAGATGTTTCAGATTTTTAAACAGCAAATGGGTTATGATTTAACAAGTGAAAATCAGAACAAATCTTTGACTTCCACAAGCCAAGTTAATCCGGAGGGGAATGAGAATGTAAGCCAAGTGAATATGCTTTCACAAAACTTACAGACAAGCTCACAAGCTGGATCTGCGTGCATTGATTCAGATTCCTATGAAGATAAGGCAGACAACGGTAATAGCAGTATGaaaccaggggagataaccaattcATGGGGAACCATCTTGCCATCAATGGCCATGATGACAGGGATAAGACCTAAAAATAGAAAAGACATTGATCACAATGATGAAGAATATCAGgggaagaaaaagaagaagaaaacgGACAAATCACAACATTCAAAGCCAGATATACCTGAATATTCTAGTATAAATGTGAATGGTTTAGGACTTGTGGCAGCTGCTGCAGCAGTAGCACAGCGAACTACAGAAAGTAGTGTTCCGTTACCGCAGTCTGGTCCCGAAATGTTAGCCCTCACAAACACTCAACCTATGTTTCCCACCACATACCAAGGCTTTCATGAGACCATGATGGCCGCTAACAACATCAGTGGTCAGAGTGGGAAGGTACGACAGAACATTGATGGACCTGTCTCCTGTGATGTCTGTGGTATCATGTGTGCAAATAATTTTGGTCTGTCTCTCCACAAAAAATCTCACATAAATCAGACGTTTAAATGCAGAGAATGTAGCTTTTCTGCAAACACTGTTACACAATTAAGACTGCACGAGAAGTATGTACATAGCACGGTGAACTCTAGTTCCACAGGGATGGACTTTCAACAGAACAATCTAGGACTTGGTACTAGTTGCAATAATACTGACTTTAATACGCAGCAACCTCAACATAAGTCAAGCACAGTGTTAGATACAAACGCATCGAACAATGAAAGAGCTAACTATCCATTCCAGTGTTCAGTATGTGATGGAGCGTTCCGCAGGAAGCAGGATCTCACTCGCCATCTGCAGGTTCATAAAAATATCCATAAGTGTAATATTTGTCAGGAAGGATTCCCCACCAAGCAGAAACTGGCAGCACATACAGCTGAAAGTCACCAGCCGGGAATGTTTTCATGCTATCAGTGTCTCGCACAGTTTGCTCATCCAGTTCACCTGCAGCTTCACCTAAATATCTGTAACCAGAGCACCACATCAGCTATACAGAAGAGGTGGAAAAATGTGGAGCAAAGCACAGAAGAAGAAGaggataaaaacaaacataacGTGTGCAACGTGTGTGGAAAAGGCTTTAAAATGGTTCACTATCTCAAGTCACACATGAGGACACACACTGGGGAAAGACCTTTCTCCTGTCACATCTGTTTCAAATCATTCTCCCAAAGGTCCACACTTAAAGTGCACAATCGTATCCATACAGGCGAGAAGCCTTATCAGTGCAGCATGTGTACAAAGGCATTCTCAGTCAGGCTGTATCTTCAGGCACACATACGCACACATACCGGCGAGCGGCCGTACAAATGTAATATCTGTAACCGTTCGTTTAGTCAGAGGTCCTCTCTGGTCACCCACACCAAGCGGCATGACGGATTCTCAAACGGCCATCAATAA